The proteins below are encoded in one region of Corynebacterium felinum:
- a CDS encoding potassium channel family protein yields MPSRLPDRFRDELQRSEIPNHALLNVVHIPASAAASPIRLIMRRFLIALILLLMVTLIAYFDEGGYSEPLTFIDALYYSAVSLSTTGYGDITPVTQFARLINIFIVTPLRVAFLILLVGTTLSVLTEESRKAWQIQRWRKKMRNHTIVIGYGTKGRSAVSALLADGVAPKEIVVIDTDRSVLEVAESQGLVTVNGSATRSEVLKLAGVSKAKAIVVAPSTDDTAVLVTLSVRELAPSAWVVASVRESENQHLLEQSGADSVVISSETAGRMLGLATVTPSVVEMMEDLLSPDEGFSVAERPVAEDEVGANPRHLADIVLGVVRSGELYRIDSLEAETVEPGDRLLYVRRVFSDDIKDH; encoded by the coding sequence ATGCCGTCACGACTACCCGACCGATTCCGCGATGAGTTGCAGCGCTCAGAAATCCCCAATCATGCATTACTCAATGTCGTGCACATCCCCGCATCCGCCGCTGCAAGCCCCATCCGGCTCATCATGCGGCGATTCCTCATCGCCCTCATCCTCCTGCTGATGGTCACCCTCATAGCCTATTTCGATGAAGGCGGGTACTCAGAACCCCTCACCTTCATCGACGCTTTGTACTACTCCGCAGTGTCACTATCCACCACAGGCTACGGCGACATCACCCCAGTGACCCAGTTCGCCCGCCTCATCAACATCTTCATCGTCACCCCACTACGAGTCGCCTTCCTGATCCTCTTGGTCGGCACCACCCTCTCCGTCCTCACCGAAGAATCACGCAAAGCCTGGCAAATCCAACGCTGGAGGAAAAAGATGCGCAATCACACCATCGTTATCGGCTACGGCACCAAAGGCCGCTCCGCAGTATCCGCCCTGCTTGCCGACGGCGTAGCCCCCAAAGAAATCGTCGTCATCGACACCGACCGCAGCGTCCTCGAAGTCGCCGAATCCCAAGGACTCGTCACCGTCAACGGCTCCGCAACCCGCTCAGAAGTACTCAAACTAGCAGGCGTGAGCAAAGCAAAAGCCATCGTGGTAGCCCCCTCCACCGATGACACCGCCGTGCTCGTAACCCTCAGCGTCCGCGAACTCGCCCCCTCCGCCTGGGTTGTTGCCAGCGTCCGCGAAAGCGAAAACCAGCACCTACTCGAACAATCAGGCGCCGACTCGGTTGTCATCTCCTCCGAAACCGCAGGCCGCATGCTCGGACTAGCCACCGTCACCCCCTCCGTCGTCGAAATGATGGAAGACCTCCTCTCACCAGACGAAGGATTCTCCGTCGCCGAACGCCCCGTCGCCGAAGACGAAGTCGGTGCAAACCCCCGCCACCTCGCCGACATCGTGCTCGGAGTCGTTCGCTCCGGCGAACTCTACCGAATCGACTCACTCGAAGCCGAAACCGTTGAACCCGGCGACCGCCTCCTCTACGTCCGCCGAGTCTTCAGCGATGACATTAAAGACCACTAA
- a CDS encoding NAD(+) diphosphatase, whose translation MTLKTTKTVDCYIFDEHGHTLVDAHGTPLLQPANPRRELFHTTINNTLVGVQRTTRTHHITPHGYHWQRCFTPEATHALALLRHREITRFHPETGAPLNFSGVAGIDITTTQEIFPRIDPAIICLIELHGQHRILLGKNRLRPHFHSLIAGYVGLGESLEDAARREVLEETGRRITALEYRGSQPWPFSGSIMVGFSALTVDEHPVAETDEELVDLQWFSRRQIVSGAVQLPGSGTIARRMIDSWVQQGSRE comes from the coding sequence ATGACATTAAAGACCACTAAAACCGTGGACTGCTACATCTTTGACGAACACGGGCACACGCTTGTCGACGCCCACGGCACACCCCTGCTCCAACCCGCGAACCCCCGCCGCGAACTCTTCCACACAACAATCAACAACACCCTCGTCGGCGTACAAAGAACCACCCGAACGCACCACATCACACCCCACGGCTACCACTGGCAACGTTGCTTCACCCCAGAAGCAACCCACGCACTCGCACTCCTCAGGCACCGCGAAATCACCCGATTCCACCCCGAAACAGGAGCGCCCCTCAACTTCAGTGGCGTCGCAGGCATCGACATCACCACAACACAAGAAATCTTCCCCCGCATCGATCCTGCCATCATCTGCCTTATCGAACTCCACGGACAGCATCGCATCCTCCTGGGAAAGAATCGACTACGCCCACACTTTCACTCCCTTATCGCAGGATACGTCGGACTCGGTGAAAGCCTCGAAGACGCGGCGCGCCGGGAAGTGTTGGAGGAAACTGGCCGCAGAATCACTGCACTGGAATATAGGGGTAGCCAGCCGTGGCCTTTTAGTGGCTCGATTATGGTGGGATTTAGTGCCCTTACTGTAGATGAGCATCCAGTTGCTGAAACTGATGAGGAGTTAGTTGATCTGCAATGGTTCAGTCGCCGTCAAATAGTTTCTGGTGCCGTGCAGTTGCCGGGATCTGGGACAATTGCGAGACGAATGATTGATTCGTGGGTACAACAAGGCTCAAGAGAGTGA
- a CDS encoding ATP-dependent DNA helicase UvrD2, with protein MAINLDELDSDQQIAATAPRGPVAILAGAGTGKTRTITYRIAHLIDQGFVSPNRVMAVTFTKRAAGEMAHRLRLMGIGGVQARTFHAAAMRQLAYFWPQVAGNLKWKLLDNKFPLVGRAARAVGVDSSTESVRDLLGEIEWAKARLVSPEQYVDYVADRATPIPAPKVADIYRRYEDFKISPDGMLLDFDDLLLHVAGAIENSLAISEEFREQYRTFVVDEYQDVTPLQQRVLDAWLGERDDITVVGDANQTIYSFTGASPDYLLNFSRKYPHATLVKLQRDYRSTPEITRLANTVISFATGRAAGTRLELEGMRPSGPQPTFDSYEDEPSEARGVARRVKELLAQGIPASEIAVLYRINAQSATFEQALSDEGIVYQVRGGEEFFKRAEVRQAISQLVRISQREKLPEDLIGPQIHTLVKAALIPLGLTEQEPEGAQARERWQSMNALVDLAEELGHATPDLDLHGLLQQLHQRAEAKHPPTMQGVTLASLHAAKGLEWDAVFLVGLTDGSLPISHAIKAGDEAIEEERRLFYVGVTRAREYLFHSWAYARQEGGRASRKRTRFLDGIVAEAKPVHPPQRGKRYTHCKSCNAVLLEPSEKAAGRCSQCPPTMDEAVFETLRQWRSIVSREQNVPAYVVFSDATLCAIAENMPRNEQELLSISGVGPVKVERYGQDILDTIAQFC; from the coding sequence ATGGCTATTAACTTGGATGAATTAGATTCTGATCAGCAGATTGCTGCTACCGCACCCCGTGGCCCAGTGGCTATTCTTGCTGGTGCTGGAACCGGTAAAACACGTACCATCACGTATCGAATTGCCCATTTGATTGATCAAGGTTTTGTCAGCCCCAATCGAGTGATGGCAGTGACCTTTACAAAACGCGCAGCAGGTGAAATGGCACATCGTTTGCGCTTAATGGGCATCGGGGGAGTCCAAGCCCGGACGTTCCATGCTGCTGCTATGCGGCAACTTGCCTACTTCTGGCCACAAGTAGCCGGAAACCTGAAGTGGAAACTTCTCGACAATAAGTTCCCATTGGTGGGGCGTGCTGCTCGCGCTGTCGGGGTGGATTCGTCGACGGAAAGTGTGCGCGATCTTCTTGGCGAGATCGAGTGGGCTAAAGCACGGCTAGTTTCTCCAGAACAATACGTTGATTATGTGGCGGATCGTGCGACTCCCATTCCTGCACCCAAAGTCGCTGATATTTATCGCAGGTATGAGGACTTTAAAATTTCGCCCGATGGTATGCTGCTTGATTTCGATGATCTGTTGCTTCATGTTGCCGGTGCAATTGAGAACTCGCTGGCTATTTCGGAGGAATTCCGTGAGCAGTACCGCACTTTTGTTGTTGATGAATATCAGGATGTGACCCCGCTCCAGCAGCGAGTTCTGGATGCTTGGTTGGGCGAACGTGACGATATCACTGTGGTTGGTGATGCTAACCAGACCATTTATTCTTTCACTGGTGCCAGCCCCGACTACTTGTTGAACTTCTCCCGCAAGTATCCCCATGCTACCTTAGTGAAATTGCAGCGTGACTACCGCTCCACTCCTGAAATTACCCGACTGGCTAATACCGTTATTTCCTTCGCAACAGGGCGCGCTGCAGGTACCCGTTTGGAACTTGAAGGTATGCGACCTTCAGGCCCGCAACCTACTTTTGATTCCTATGAGGATGAACCTAGCGAAGCGCGTGGCGTGGCACGTAGGGTTAAAGAACTTTTGGCTCAAGGCATTCCTGCTTCAGAAATCGCTGTTCTCTATCGTATTAATGCACAGTCAGCAACTTTTGAACAAGCCCTGAGCGATGAAGGGATTGTCTACCAAGTGCGTGGTGGCGAGGAGTTTTTCAAACGCGCTGAAGTCCGGCAAGCAATTAGTCAGTTGGTTCGTATTTCGCAGCGCGAAAAGCTCCCCGAAGATCTCATCGGTCCTCAAATCCATACGTTAGTCAAGGCAGCTCTTATCCCGTTGGGGCTCACGGAGCAGGAGCCAGAAGGCGCACAAGCGCGGGAGCGGTGGCAATCGATGAATGCTCTGGTTGATCTCGCTGAGGAACTCGGACATGCTACTCCTGATTTGGATCTGCATGGGCTTTTGCAGCAGCTGCACCAGCGGGCTGAAGCGAAACATCCACCGACCATGCAAGGGGTGACGTTAGCATCGTTGCATGCCGCTAAAGGCTTGGAGTGGGATGCTGTTTTTCTTGTCGGGCTCACCGATGGATCGTTGCCGATCTCTCATGCTATTAAGGCAGGAGATGAAGCTATTGAAGAAGAACGTCGACTGTTTTATGTTGGTGTAACTCGTGCCCGCGAGTATCTTTTCCATTCGTGGGCGTATGCACGTCAAGAAGGCGGGAGAGCTAGTCGCAAGCGCACGCGCTTCCTTGATGGGATTGTTGCTGAGGCAAAGCCTGTTCATCCACCTCAACGCGGTAAGCGTTATACGCATTGTAAGAGCTGCAATGCTGTGCTTCTGGAACCAAGCGAGAAGGCAGCAGGACGATGTTCTCAGTGTCCGCCGACTATGGATGAAGCTGTCTTTGAAACACTTCGGCAGTGGCGTTCAATTGTCTCACGGGAACAGAATGTTCCTGCGTACGTAGTATTCAGTGATGCTACGCTTTGCGCTATTGCAGAAAATATGCCACGTAATGAGCAAGAGTTGTTGAGTATTTCGGGTGTAGGCCCAGTCAAGGTTGAGCGCTATGGGCAGGATATTTTGGACACCATTGCCCAGTTTTGCTAA
- a CDS encoding M48 metallopeptidase family protein, whose translation MPKQGQSSFEVEVVRSARRTKTVSGKLVGNTLQIRIPATATKKQEEQWVASLVAKLEKKAQKKPQSDEQLFQRAQTLNATVLEGKADLRSIMWVPPRKSYWGSCDSASGIIRISEALRDVPQYVLDAVIVHELTHTFITTGHSPEFWRWADKAPQAERAKGYLEAWARMLSLGALTKPS comes from the coding sequence ATGCCAAAGCAAGGCCAATCTTCGTTTGAAGTTGAGGTTGTTCGTTCAGCACGCCGAACCAAGACTGTTAGTGGCAAGCTTGTTGGAAATACCTTGCAAATCCGAATTCCTGCAACGGCTACGAAAAAGCAAGAGGAACAGTGGGTAGCATCGTTGGTTGCCAAACTGGAAAAGAAAGCACAGAAAAAGCCACAAAGCGATGAACAACTCTTTCAGCGCGCACAAACACTCAACGCCACGGTTTTAGAAGGAAAAGCTGATCTTCGCTCAATTATGTGGGTGCCACCACGGAAAAGCTACTGGGGATCTTGCGATTCGGCATCGGGAATCATCAGGATTTCAGAGGCACTACGTGATGTTCCACAGTACGTTTTAGATGCAGTAATCGTGCATGAATTAACGCACACTTTCATCACCACAGGGCATTCGCCTGAGTTTTGGCGTTGGGCAGACAAAGCCCCGCAGGCCGAACGTGCCAAGGGCTATCTAGAAGCCTGGGCAAGGATGCTATCGCTTGGGGCTCTAACAAAACCGAGCTAG
- a CDS encoding ATP-binding cassette domain-containing protein, whose amino-acid sequence MSAIRFDKVSHKFDDRTIVSDLSLDIECGDFVSIVGSSGSGKTTLMKMINGLITPDHGTVYVNGVAVSEMDVVELRRGIGYSIQGNVLFPHLTIEENIGYVLSLKGLSREQIAARVTDLLHTFQLPDDIRQRVPSQISGGQAQRVGIARAYAAEANILLMDEPFGAVDAITRYQLQEDLKRWHETLGLTIVFITHDIREALKMSNKILVLHEGKVQQYAACEEILRNPAVGFVEDLVRMSH is encoded by the coding sequence ATGTCAGCAATTCGTTTTGATAAAGTTTCGCATAAGTTTGATGACCGAACTATCGTTTCCGACCTGTCACTAGATATTGAGTGTGGGGATTTCGTCAGTATTGTCGGTTCCTCGGGGTCGGGGAAGACCACACTGATGAAGATGATTAATGGTCTTATCACTCCTGACCATGGAACAGTTTATGTCAATGGCGTAGCAGTTTCCGAGATGGATGTTGTGGAACTTCGCCGTGGAATTGGCTACAGCATTCAGGGCAATGTTCTCTTTCCGCATTTAACCATTGAGGAAAATATTGGTTATGTACTTTCACTCAAAGGGTTAAGTAGAGAACAGATCGCTGCACGTGTGACGGACCTTCTCCATACTTTCCAGCTTCCGGACGATATTCGTCAACGTGTTCCCTCACAGATTTCAGGTGGGCAGGCGCAACGCGTAGGAATCGCTCGCGCATACGCGGCGGAAGCAAATATTTTGCTTATGGATGAACCGTTTGGTGCAGTAGATGCGATTACTCGATATCAGCTCCAAGAGGATCTGAAGCGCTGGCATGAAACACTAGGCTTAACCATTGTATTTATCACCCACGATATTCGTGAAGCACTCAAAATGAGTAACAAGATCCTTGTTCTCCATGAAGGAAAAGTTCAGCAATACGCCGCGTGCGAAGAAATTCTTCGTAACCCAGCGGTAGGTTTCGTTGAAGATCTCGTTCGCATGAGCCACTAG
- a CDS encoding ABC transporter permease/substrate-binding protein yields MDFYLGLVVEHLFISLGAAVVATIIGVGIGIWLSTRPSIAAPVIAAVNVAYTIPSIALLGVLITFTGIGNTTAVIALIIYGLLPVVRATFVGLRGVDPALIEASSGMGATPKQVFQTVTFPLALPQIVSSIRTMVTMTIALAGIASFVGAGGLGVAIYRGITTGNERMIIIGSALVAGLALVMDALLAIVQRGLTGTSANARKTLKVVTLLAIFSSLAGLLFTFVPHTDRTVRIASKPTTENLILAELAAQIIEEKTDVAVAKTLGVGGGTANIQKGMQAGDFDIYPEYTGTSWQVILKETANYDEGKFTLLNSKLQAQVQQSFGPMFGFNNTYSLAVTKQTAQQYNVKTLTDLAVVSSKLSFGAEYDFFEREDGFDALTDFYSLRFASEVDMDNGLKYQALLDGKIDVITVFTTDGQLSDPNIQLLEDDREFYPSYQAGIQGRDQFWEEFPEVKQALSVLHNTIDEATMAQMNHRVEIEGVSVADVARQFLQERNLITS; encoded by the coding sequence ATGGACTTTTATCTTGGGCTTGTTGTTGAGCACCTCTTCATTTCTTTAGGCGCCGCGGTTGTAGCAACAATCATCGGTGTCGGTATTGGTATCTGGTTATCAACTCGCCCCTCAATTGCAGCCCCTGTCATCGCTGCTGTTAATGTGGCGTATACAATTCCATCGATCGCACTTTTGGGTGTATTAATTACCTTCACTGGCATTGGGAACACCACCGCAGTCATTGCCCTGATCATTTATGGTCTGCTTCCAGTGGTTCGGGCGACTTTCGTTGGCCTTCGGGGTGTTGACCCTGCTTTGATTGAAGCATCGTCAGGAATGGGCGCTACTCCCAAGCAAGTTTTCCAAACAGTTACTTTCCCTTTAGCGCTGCCACAAATCGTGTCGTCCATCCGCACCATGGTGACTATGACTATTGCTTTGGCAGGTATTGCTTCCTTTGTTGGCGCTGGTGGCCTCGGAGTGGCAATTTATCGTGGAATCACTACCGGCAACGAGCGCATGATCATTATCGGTAGTGCTCTCGTCGCGGGACTTGCATTGGTCATGGACGCGCTCCTAGCCATCGTGCAACGCGGTTTGACCGGCACCTCAGCAAACGCTCGAAAAACGCTGAAGGTTGTTACTCTACTTGCAATCTTCAGCTCACTGGCTGGCTTGCTCTTTACTTTTGTCCCCCACACTGATCGAACAGTGCGCATTGCGTCGAAACCCACCACTGAAAATCTCATTCTCGCGGAGCTGGCTGCTCAAATAATCGAAGAAAAAACTGACGTTGCTGTTGCAAAAACGCTCGGGGTAGGCGGTGGAACAGCGAATATTCAAAAAGGCATGCAAGCCGGCGACTTCGATATTTACCCTGAATACACTGGTACATCGTGGCAAGTCATTTTGAAAGAAACCGCTAACTATGACGAAGGAAAATTCACGCTACTCAATTCCAAACTTCAAGCTCAGGTTCAGCAGAGTTTTGGCCCCATGTTCGGCTTTAACAACACCTATTCCTTAGCTGTTACGAAGCAAACTGCTCAGCAATACAACGTGAAAACCTTGACCGATCTTGCTGTTGTTTCTTCGAAGTTGAGCTTTGGCGCCGAATACGATTTCTTCGAACGTGAAGATGGTTTTGATGCGCTCACTGATTTTTATTCACTTCGCTTTGCCAGCGAAGTCGACATGGATAACGGTTTGAAATACCAAGCGTTACTCGACGGCAAGATTGATGTGATTACGGTATTCACAACCGATGGTCAGCTAAGTGACCCGAATATTCAGTTGCTTGAAGACGACCGTGAGTTCTACCCCTCCTACCAAGCTGGTATTCAAGGACGTGACCAATTTTGGGAAGAATTCCCCGAAGTGAAGCAAGCGTTGTCAGTGCTCCACAACACTATTGATGAAGCAACGATGGCTCAGATGAATCATCGCGTAGAAATCGAAGGTGTCAGCGTAGCTGACGTGGCACGTCAGTTCTTGCAGGAACGCAATTTGATCACAAGCTAG
- a CDS encoding zinc-dependent metalloprotease, which yields MNNNGFGFSFGFGPSGDDDNDRNNGFGNFSGGLGDMFNQLGAMLSGLGSSMNSPEGQGAVNYELAERIAHQQISSNGVTKEVSDKQRQAVEESVRLAELWLDDATYLPASGNKVEAWNASSWLKNTLPMWQRMITPVAEHLNDARLETLPQEIRDSIGPMVSMMNQMSGMNFGMQLGHALGDLACQALSGSDFGIQVAPAGVTALLPESVDSIAAEIGVAPQEFMVYLSAREAARQRLFRHVPWLAERLVASVEEYAAGLEIDTSHIEEASREFNIESTDPAEIQDAIMRLQEMDLEPRISSRNASATSRLETLLALIEGWVDFVVTEAMSERVPSTLRMNEAWRNRRSTGGSAEKAFASVVGIEFGAPKVGQAHELWRRVTNAVGESRRDQIWDHPDFLPMAEHLDNSADFIDSLLDEADSADFDPIAEITALEEMLSKEAQEGSDSKDSEHKRPEDDEEKE from the coding sequence ATGAACAACAATGGCTTTGGTTTCTCGTTTGGTTTTGGCCCTAGCGGCGATGATGATAATGATCGCAACAACGGCTTTGGCAATTTTTCTGGCGGATTAGGCGATATGTTTAACCAGCTAGGTGCAATGTTGTCTGGTCTAGGAAGTTCAATGAACTCACCGGAGGGCCAAGGCGCTGTCAATTATGAGTTAGCTGAGCGCATTGCTCATCAGCAGATTAGTTCCAACGGGGTGACTAAGGAGGTGAGCGATAAACAACGCCAAGCTGTGGAAGAATCTGTTCGTCTTGCTGAACTATGGCTTGACGACGCCACCTATTTGCCTGCTTCGGGAAATAAGGTTGAAGCGTGGAACGCTAGTTCATGGCTTAAAAATACCCTTCCTATGTGGCAGCGAATGATTACCCCTGTTGCAGAGCATTTGAACGATGCCCGCCTAGAAACTCTTCCTCAGGAGATTAGAGATTCAATTGGCCCTATGGTGTCGATGATGAATCAAATGTCCGGAATGAATTTTGGAATGCAACTCGGTCATGCGCTTGGCGATCTTGCCTGCCAAGCGCTTTCGGGTTCTGATTTTGGTATTCAGGTTGCCCCTGCTGGGGTTACTGCGTTGTTGCCAGAATCTGTTGATTCTATTGCCGCTGAAATCGGTGTAGCACCACAAGAATTCATGGTTTATTTATCGGCTCGTGAAGCTGCTCGCCAGCGCCTATTCCGGCATGTTCCGTGGTTAGCTGAGCGTCTTGTTGCGTCCGTTGAAGAATATGCCGCAGGCCTAGAGATTGATACATCCCACATTGAAGAGGCTTCGCGCGAGTTTAACATCGAGTCTACTGATCCTGCCGAAATTCAAGATGCGATCATGCGTTTGCAAGAAATGGATCTGGAGCCGCGAATTAGCTCACGCAATGCTTCTGCTACTTCACGCCTAGAAACTCTTCTCGCTTTGATTGAAGGCTGGGTTGATTTTGTAGTGACTGAGGCTATGAGTGAGCGGGTTCCATCAACGCTTCGGATGAACGAAGCATGGCGTAACCGTCGTTCCACTGGTGGTTCTGCTGAAAAAGCTTTTGCTTCCGTGGTTGGAATTGAGTTCGGGGCACCAAAGGTGGGCCAGGCGCATGAGCTGTGGCGTCGTGTTACCAACGCTGTTGGTGAGTCACGCCGAGATCAGATTTGGGATCACCCAGATTTCCTCCCAATGGCCGAGCATTTGGATAACTCCGCAGACTTCATTGATTCATTGCTTGATGAGGCTGATTCTGCTGATTTCGATCCGATTGCAGAGATCACTGCTCTGGAAGAAATGCTGAGCAAAGAAGCGCAAGAAGGATCGGATTCGAAAGATTCTGAGCACAAACGGCCTGAAGACGACGAGGAGAAGGAATAA
- a CDS encoding YlbL family protein, whose protein sequence is MDRVPGTDISLTVPYAAEGPGPTFNTLDKVNDTEVISIEGAQIDKTSGHLDMTTISVRTNMTFAQAVSRWIVHGDTLVPIERVIPQDKTEDEVREMNKNAFSSSESSATAAALHYLKKPMKVEVVGVAKDSPATKEIKIGDRIIAINGKDVGTGSQARDIVRSYKPGEKISIDVTRQGKNLNLQAVLAPHPESKDVPFLGINMTTTAQDDLKVTYNLEDIGGPSAGMMFALAVVDKLSPGELNHGKHVAGTGTIDDFGKVGPIGGIDHKAQAAQEAGAELFLAPVQNCAELKGTDFPSMRIAAVSSLSEAISAMDDFAQGKELKSCG, encoded by the coding sequence ATGGATCGGGTTCCAGGCACAGATATTAGTCTGACCGTTCCGTATGCGGCGGAAGGCCCTGGACCTACGTTTAATACCCTCGATAAGGTGAACGACACCGAAGTGATCTCTATCGAAGGCGCACAAATTGATAAGACTTCAGGGCATTTGGATATGACCACGATTAGTGTTCGTACCAATATGACCTTTGCGCAAGCAGTATCTCGATGGATTGTTCATGGAGACACTTTGGTGCCCATTGAGCGCGTGATTCCTCAAGATAAAACTGAAGACGAAGTCCGAGAGATGAACAAAAATGCGTTCAGCTCCTCAGAGTCGTCGGCGACAGCCGCTGCGTTGCATTATCTCAAGAAACCTATGAAGGTTGAAGTAGTTGGTGTTGCAAAGGATTCACCAGCCACCAAAGAAATCAAGATTGGCGACCGTATTATTGCCATTAACGGCAAAGATGTAGGTACAGGAAGCCAAGCACGAGACATTGTGCGTTCGTATAAGCCAGGTGAAAAGATCAGTATTGATGTGACCAGGCAAGGTAAGAACTTAAACTTGCAGGCAGTTTTAGCACCGCACCCTGAGTCCAAAGATGTACCGTTTTTGGGTATTAATATGACCACGACGGCGCAAGATGATCTTAAAGTTACTTACAATTTGGAAGACATTGGTGGTCCATCGGCAGGCATGATGTTCGCATTGGCAGTAGTCGACAAGCTATCGCCAGGCGAGCTAAATCATGGTAAACATGTGGCGGGTACCGGAACTATAGATGATTTCGGCAAAGTCGGCCCGATCGGTGGAATTGATCACAAAGCACAGGCTGCTCAAGAAGCAGGCGCGGAACTATTCCTTGCACCTGTACAAAACTGCGCTGAGCTCAAAGGTACTGATTTTCCAAGTATGAGAATTGCAGCAGTCTCTTCACTATCTGAAGCGATTTCAGCGATGGATGACTTCGCACAGGGTAAAGAATTAAAAAGCTGCGGTTAG
- a CDS encoding PPA1309 family protein encodes MSDFDYSSYSIELSQQALNKAMLEAVDFIHAEGWDAKPTLFALVPSSLLHDSLSEFEADDSPLALVIQEDLPDNILPGTQELGDYISRIVWPEQVLGAILAQEIVFKDASNPEQDARPARLFSGVLRGEAEQTLLQLRPTEEELEKRGPFAEDEVELRGGHGVAPGVIATLRSTF; translated from the coding sequence ATGTCTGACTTCGATTATTCCTCCTACTCCATCGAGCTTTCCCAACAAGCACTGAACAAAGCAATGCTCGAAGCTGTCGATTTCATCCACGCCGAAGGATGGGATGCAAAACCCACACTTTTTGCACTCGTGCCATCCTCCTTACTCCACGACTCCTTGAGCGAATTTGAAGCAGACGATTCCCCGCTTGCTCTCGTTATTCAAGAAGATCTACCGGACAATATCCTTCCTGGAACCCAAGAGTTGGGTGACTATATTTCTCGAATCGTTTGGCCAGAACAAGTACTGGGAGCAATACTTGCCCAAGAAATTGTTTTCAAAGACGCTTCCAATCCTGAGCAAGACGCTCGGCCGGCACGCCTGTTTTCCGGAGTGCTTCGTGGCGAAGCGGAACAAACCTTGTTACAGCTTCGTCCCACGGAAGAAGAACTCGAAAAAAGGGGTCCCTTTGCCGAAGACGAAGTTGAACTACGTGGTGGGCATGGTGTTGCACCCGGCGTTATTGCAACACTTCGGTCAACTTTTTAA